The proteins below are encoded in one region of Pseudomonas putida NBRC 14164:
- the exaC gene encoding acetaldehyde dehydrogenase ExaC — translation MRYAHPGTDGAKVSFKNRYGNYIGGEFVAPVKGQYFENTSPVNGKLIAEFPRSTAEDIDKALDAAHAAADAWGRTSVQDRSNVLLKIADRIEQNLELLAITETWDNGKPVRETLNADIPLAVDHFRYFAGCIRAQEGGAAEINEGTVAYHIHEPLGVVGQIIPWNFPILMAAWKLAPALAAGNCVVLKPAEQTPLGITVLLEVIGDLLPPGVLNVVQGYGREAGEALATSKRIAKIAFTGSTPVGSHIMKCAAENIIPSTVELGGKSPNVYFEDIMQAEPSFIEKAAEGMVLAFFNQGEVCTCPSRALVQESIYPQFMEVVMKKVLQIKRGDPLDTDTMVGAQASQQQFEKILSYLQIAQEEGAELLTGGKVEKLEGSLATGYYIQPTLLKGNNKMRVFQEEIFGPVVSVTTFKDEAEALAIANDTEFGLGAGVWTRDINRAYRMGRGIKAGRVWTNCYHLYPAHAAFGGYKKSGVGRETHKMMLDHYQQTKNLLVSYDINPLGFF, via the coding sequence ATGCGTTACGCACATCCCGGTACCGACGGCGCGAAGGTTTCCTTCAAGAACCGCTACGGCAACTACATCGGTGGCGAGTTCGTAGCTCCGGTCAAGGGGCAGTACTTCGAGAATACGTCCCCGGTGAATGGCAAACTGATTGCCGAATTCCCCCGCTCCACTGCCGAAGACATCGATAAAGCGCTCGACGCTGCCCATGCCGCTGCCGACGCCTGGGGCCGCACTTCCGTGCAGGACCGCTCCAACGTGCTGTTGAAGATTGCCGACCGCATCGAGCAGAACCTTGAACTGCTGGCCATTACCGAAACCTGGGACAACGGCAAACCTGTCCGCGAAACCCTCAACGCCGACATTCCGCTGGCCGTCGATCACTTCCGCTACTTCGCCGGCTGCATCCGCGCCCAGGAAGGCGGCGCTGCCGAGATCAATGAAGGGACCGTGGCTTATCACATCCACGAGCCGCTGGGCGTCGTCGGGCAGATCATTCCGTGGAACTTCCCGATCCTGATGGCGGCCTGGAAGCTGGCGCCTGCGCTGGCCGCCGGTAACTGCGTGGTGCTCAAGCCTGCCGAGCAGACCCCACTGGGCATCACCGTGCTGCTGGAAGTAATCGGCGACCTGCTGCCACCTGGCGTACTCAACGTGGTGCAAGGCTACGGCCGCGAAGCCGGTGAAGCCCTGGCCACCAGCAAGCGTATCGCCAAGATCGCCTTCACCGGGTCTACCCCGGTGGGCTCGCACATCATGAAATGCGCGGCCGAAAACATCATCCCGTCCACCGTCGAGCTGGGCGGCAAGTCGCCGAACGTGTACTTCGAAGACATCATGCAGGCCGAGCCAAGCTTCATCGAGAAGGCTGCCGAGGGCATGGTGCTGGCGTTCTTCAACCAGGGCGAGGTGTGCACCTGCCCGTCGCGTGCCCTGGTACAGGAGTCGATCTACCCGCAGTTCATGGAAGTGGTGATGAAGAAGGTGCTGCAGATCAAGCGCGGCGACCCGCTGGACACCGACACCATGGTCGGCGCCCAGGCTTCGCAGCAGCAGTTCGAGAAGATTCTCTCGTACCTGCAGATCGCCCAGGAAGAAGGCGCCGAGCTGCTGACCGGCGGCAAGGTCGAGAAGCTGGAAGGCTCGCTGGCCACCGGTTACTACATCCAGCCGACCCTGCTCAAGGGCAACAACAAGATGCGCGTGTTCCAGGAAGAAATCTTTGGCCCGGTGGTCAGCGTCACCACCTTCAAGGACGAAGCCGAAGCACTGGCGATTGCCAACGACACCGAGTTCGGCCTGGGTGCCGGCGTGTGGACCCGTGACATCAACCGTGCCTACCGCATGGGCCGCGGGATCAAGGCCGGGCGTGTGTGGACCAACTGCTACCACCTGTACCCCGCGCATGCCGCGTTTGGCGGGTACAAGAAGTCCGGCGTCGGCCGCGAGACCCACAAGATGATGCTGGATCACTATCAGCAGACCAAGAACCTGCTGGTGAGCTACGACATCAACCCGTTGGGCTTCTTCTAA
- a CDS encoding sigma-54-dependent Fis family transcriptional regulator → MQSNHFSRHAQQVHTVAHGGAGEGGSDPSIARSWLRCLEDYHLDPAVIAAPVVLEHGRLLESRERLRQVLQIADPEMNSLHQQLSGAGHAVLLTDARGVILNCVSAPTERRSFERAGLWLGADWSEAREGTNGIGTCLVERQALTIHQNEHFRGRHTGLTCSASPVFDPHGELLAVLDVSSARPDVSRQSQFHTMALVNLSAKMIESCYFLRHFEQQWLLRFHLQAESVGLFSEGLLAFDGDGRICAANQSALNLLGTVRGGVLGKPMQRFFACSHDELFNRAMPAGSTVWPLHTLDGRQVFASLRGQARTPVWSVPTAYRQPVREVEPAICLLDPALQNDFRRCVRVFERDVPLLLRGETGCGKEAFAQAVHQASERRGKPFVAINCASIPESLIESELFGYRGGSFTGARKEGMRGKLLQADGGTMLLDEIGDMPLALQTRLLRVLEERQVVPIGGEPQAVDVRIVSATHRHLLERVEQGSFREDLYYRLNGLEVALPAVRDRSDKAQLLDFLLRQEAQGHRVELEPSARQALLDFTWPGNVRQMRNVLRTLVALCEDARIMFSDLPAVVREGSALDRRQASSHPDHTGFKPFVNPRGSGLPVAGPEQALEGSCTYRVNRAFEADAAPVGAGLPAIGSAALKEAERHALLATLEAKHWHLTRVAEHLGISRNTLYRKLRKHGITRAD, encoded by the coding sequence ATGCAGAGCAATCATTTCAGTCGCCATGCCCAGCAAGTCCATACCGTTGCCCATGGTGGCGCCGGGGAGGGCGGCAGTGACCCGTCCATCGCCCGCTCCTGGCTGCGTTGCCTGGAGGACTACCACCTCGACCCTGCGGTGATCGCGGCCCCGGTGGTGCTTGAGCACGGGCGCCTGCTGGAAAGCCGCGAGCGCCTGCGCCAGGTGCTGCAAATTGCCGACCCTGAAATGAACAGCCTGCACCAGCAGCTTTCCGGGGCCGGCCACGCGGTACTGCTGACCGACGCCCGTGGGGTAATCCTCAACTGCGTCAGCGCGCCCACCGAGCGGCGCAGCTTCGAGCGTGCCGGGCTGTGGCTGGGCGCCGACTGGAGCGAAGCGCGCGAGGGCACCAACGGCATCGGCACCTGCCTGGTCGAGCGCCAGGCCCTGACCATCCACCAGAACGAGCACTTTCGTGGCCGCCATACCGGCCTGACCTGTTCGGCGAGCCCGGTGTTCGACCCGCATGGCGAACTGCTGGCGGTGCTTGACGTATCGTCGGCCCGGCCCGATGTTTCGCGCCAGAGCCAGTTCCACACCATGGCGTTGGTCAACCTTTCGGCGAAGATGATCGAAAGCTGCTATTTCCTTCGCCATTTCGAGCAGCAGTGGCTGCTGCGTTTCCACCTGCAGGCCGAGTCGGTCGGCCTGTTCAGTGAAGGGCTGCTGGCCTTCGACGGTGACGGGCGCATCTGCGCGGCCAACCAGAGCGCGCTGAACCTGCTGGGTACTGTGCGCGGTGGCGTGCTGGGCAAACCCATGCAGCGCTTCTTCGCCTGCAGCCACGACGAATTGTTCAACCGCGCCATGCCCGCTGGCAGCACGGTATGGCCGCTACACACCCTGGACGGCCGCCAGGTGTTCGCCAGCCTGCGTGGCCAGGCCCGTACGCCGGTATGGTCAGTGCCCACCGCCTACCGGCAGCCCGTTCGCGAGGTGGAACCGGCCATCTGCCTGCTCGACCCGGCGTTGCAAAACGATTTTCGCCGCTGCGTGCGGGTGTTCGAGCGTGACGTGCCGTTGTTGCTGCGCGGCGAAACCGGTTGTGGCAAGGAGGCGTTCGCCCAGGCCGTGCACCAGGCCAGCGAGCGGCGCGGCAAGCCGTTTGTCGCCATCAACTGCGCCTCGATCCCGGAGAGCCTGATTGAAAGCGAGCTGTTCGGTTACCGCGGTGGCAGCTTTACCGGCGCACGCAAGGAAGGCATGCGCGGCAAGCTGTTGCAGGCTGACGGCGGGACCATGCTACTGGACGAGATCGGCGACATGCCGCTGGCCCTGCAAACCCGCCTGCTGCGGGTGCTGGAAGAGCGCCAGGTGGTGCCGATCGGGGGTGAACCGCAAGCGGTTGACGTGCGCATTGTCAGCGCTACCCACCGCCACCTGCTGGAACGGGTGGAGCAGGGCAGTTTCCGCGAGGACCTGTATTACCGCCTGAATGGCCTGGAGGTAGCGTTGCCGGCGGTGCGCGATCGCAGTGACAAGGCGCAGTTGCTGGACTTCCTGCTGCGTCAGGAGGCGCAGGGGCATCGGGTCGAGCTGGAGCCCAGTGCGCGCCAGGCGCTGCTGGACTTCACCTGGCCGGGGAACGTGCGGCAGATGCGCAATGTGCTGCGTACATTGGTAGCGCTTTGCGAAGATGCCCGAATCATGTTCTCGGATCTCCCCGCCGTCGTCCGCGAGGGCTCTGCCCTCGATCGCCGGCAAGCCAGCTCCCACCCCGATCACACTGGCTTCAAGCCATTTGTAAATCCAAGGGGATCCGGCTTGCCGGTGGCAGGGCCAGAGCAGGCGCTGGAAGGCAGTTGCACCTACAGGGTAAATAGGGCTTTCGAAGCTGACGCTGCACCTGTGGGAGCTGGCTTGCCGGCGATAGGGTCGGCAGCGTTGAAAGAGGCCGAGCGCCATGCGCTGCTGGCGACCCTGGAGGCAAAACACTGGCACCTGACCCGCGTCGCCGAGCACCTGGGCATCAGCCGCAATACCTTGTATCGAAAACTGCGCAAACACGGCATCACCAGGGCCGACTGA
- the mpl gene encoding UDP-N-acetylmuramate:L-alanyl-gamma-D-glutamyl-meso-diaminopimelate ligase, which yields MHIHILGICGTFMGSLAVLAKELGHRVTGSDANVYPPMSTQLEAQGIELTQGYDPAQLDPAPDLVVIGNAMSRGNPAVEYVLNKGLPYVSGPQWLADHVLQGRWVLAVAGTHGKTTTSSMLAWVLEHAGMSPGFLIGGVPQNFSVSARLGDTPFFVVEADEYDSAFFDKRSKFVHYHPRTAILNNLEFDHADIFPDLASIERQFHHLVRTIPGEGLVIHPTTEHALERVIGMGCWTPVQTTGEGGQWQARLLSPDGSRFEVLFEGEAQGVVDWAMTGQHNVANALATLAAARHVGVVPAMGIEGLSAFKSVKRRMEKVAEVQGVTIYDDFAHHPTAIATTLDGLRKRVGEAPVIAVIEPRSNSMKLGAHRDGLPESVNDADQVIWYAPANLGWDLAATAAKCKVSSVVADSLDAIIERVKGQARPGTHVVIMSNGGFGGLHGKLAEALK from the coding sequence ATGCATATTCACATTCTCGGTATTTGCGGCACTTTCATGGGTTCGCTGGCAGTGCTGGCCAAGGAACTTGGCCATCGCGTCACCGGCTCGGACGCCAACGTCTATCCCCCGATGAGCACCCAGCTCGAAGCCCAGGGCATCGAGTTGACCCAAGGCTATGACCCAGCCCAGCTGGACCCGGCGCCAGACCTGGTGGTCATCGGCAATGCCATGTCGCGGGGCAACCCGGCAGTGGAGTACGTGCTGAACAAGGGCCTGCCTTATGTGTCCGGCCCGCAATGGCTGGCTGACCACGTGCTGCAAGGCCGTTGGGTACTGGCCGTTGCCGGCACTCATGGCAAGACCACCACCAGCAGCATGCTGGCCTGGGTGCTGGAACATGCCGGCATGAGCCCGGGCTTCCTGATTGGTGGTGTGCCGCAGAACTTCTCCGTGTCGGCGCGCCTGGGCGACACGCCGTTCTTCGTGGTCGAAGCCGATGAATACGACAGCGCCTTCTTCGACAAGCGCTCGAAGTTTGTCCACTACCACCCACGTACCGCGATCCTCAACAACCTTGAGTTCGATCATGCGGACATCTTCCCGGACCTGGCCTCGATCGAGCGGCAGTTCCACCACCTGGTGCGCACCATCCCGGGCGAAGGCCTGGTCATTCACCCCACCACCGAGCACGCGCTGGAGCGGGTCATCGGCATGGGCTGCTGGACCCCGGTGCAGACGACCGGCGAAGGTGGCCAGTGGCAGGCGCGCCTGCTCAGCCCCGACGGCTCGCGTTTCGAAGTGCTGTTCGAGGGCGAGGCGCAGGGCGTTGTGGACTGGGCAATGACTGGCCAGCACAACGTCGCCAACGCCTTGGCTACCTTGGCAGCGGCCCGCCATGTTGGCGTGGTGCCGGCCATGGGTATCGAAGGCCTGAGCGCCTTCAAGAGCGTCAAGCGGCGCATGGAAAAGGTTGCCGAAGTACAGGGCGTGACCATCTACGATGACTTCGCTCACCACCCGACCGCCATCGCCACCACCCTCGACGGCCTGCGCAAGCGCGTTGGCGAGGCGCCGGTGATTGCCGTGATCGAACCACGCTCCAACTCGATGAAGCTCGGCGCCCACCGTGACGGTTTGCCGGAAAGCGTCAACGACGCCGATCAGGTGATCTGGTACGCCCCGGCCAACCTCGGCTGGGACCTGGCCGCCACTGCGGCGAAGTGCAAGGTATCGAGCGTGGTGGCCGACAGCCTCGACGCGATCATCGAGCGGGTCAAAGGTCAGGCACGCCCGGGCACCCACGTGGTGATCATGAGCAACGGCGGCTTCGGTGGCCTGCACGGCAAGCTGGCCGAGGCCCTGAAGTGA
- the ubiX gene encoding flavin prenyltransferase UbiX, with product MSGPERITLAMTGASGAQYGLRLLDCLVREDREVHFLISKAAQLVMATETDVVLPAKPQAMQAFLTEYTGAADRQIRVYGKEDWMSPVASGSGAPAAMVVVPCSTGTLSAIATGACNNLIERAADVTLKERRQLILVPREAPFSTIHLENMLKLSQMGAVILPAAPGFYHQPQTIDDLVDFVVARILNLLAIPQDMLPRWGEHHFGVDD from the coding sequence GTGAGCGGGCCGGAACGCATCACCCTGGCCATGACGGGCGCCTCGGGCGCCCAGTATGGCCTGCGCCTGCTCGATTGCCTGGTGCGCGAGGACCGTGAGGTGCATTTCCTGATCTCCAAGGCCGCGCAACTGGTGATGGCCACCGAGACCGACGTGGTGCTGCCGGCCAAGCCCCAGGCGATGCAGGCATTCCTTACCGAATACACCGGCGCCGCCGATAGGCAGATCCGGGTGTACGGCAAGGAAGACTGGATGTCGCCGGTAGCCTCCGGCTCCGGCGCCCCGGCGGCGATGGTTGTGGTGCCCTGTTCCACCGGCACCCTGTCGGCGATTGCCACGGGGGCCTGCAACAACCTGATCGAACGCGCTGCCGACGTTACCCTCAAGGAGCGGCGCCAACTGATCCTGGTGCCGCGCGAAGCGCCGTTTTCCACCATCCACCTGGAGAACATGCTCAAGCTGTCGCAAATGGGTGCGGTGATCCTGCCGGCGGCGCCCGGCTTCTATCACCAGCCGCAGACCATCGACGACCTGGTCGACTTTGTCGTGGCGCGCATTCTCAACCTGCTGGCCATTCCCCAGGACATGTTGCCGCGCTGGGGCGAGCACCACTTCGGGGTGGATGATTGA
- a CDS encoding YceK/YidQ family lipoprotein: protein MKRALLGVAALVMLGGCATVRTLDAAKPGAPVVYAGTRLDLYVINGGCCPRDHYGADAPAYPRLDLPGSMVLDTLLLPLSLLTAAGVGFQATGGL from the coding sequence TTGAAGCGAGCGCTGTTGGGTGTGGCGGCGCTGGTGATGCTGGGTGGCTGCGCCACGGTGCGCACGCTGGATGCTGCAAAACCTGGGGCGCCGGTGGTGTATGCCGGTACCCGGCTGGATTTGTACGTGATCAATGGCGGGTGCTGCCCGCGCGATCATTACGGGGCTGATGCACCGGCGTATCCACGCCTGGACCTGCCCGGCAGCATGGTGCTCGATACGCTGTTGTTGCCGTTGTCATTGCTGACTGCGGCCGGTGTCGGCTTCCAGGCCACCGGCGGCCTGTGA
- a CDS encoding oxidoreductase — MYLTPQHVLLAGATGLTGEHLLDRLLNEPTITRVLAPTRRPLAEHPHLENPVGDPAVFLPQLAGRVDIAYCCLGTTLKQAGSESAFRAVDLDMVVAFSKRAREMGARHLLVVSALGADPKSSIFYNRVKGEMEEALKAQDWPQLTIVRPSLLLGERIEPRLAEQLVSPFSRLIPGKYRGIEACTLARALWRLALEEEDGVRIVESDELRKLGKI; from the coding sequence ATGTATTTGACGCCTCAGCATGTCCTGCTTGCCGGTGCTACCGGCCTGACCGGTGAACACCTGCTGGACCGCCTGCTCAACGAACCCACCATCACCCGCGTACTGGCGCCTACCCGCCGGCCGCTGGCCGAGCATCCGCACTTGGAAAACCCGGTGGGCGACCCGGCGGTATTCCTTCCACAGCTGGCCGGGCGGGTCGATATCGCTTACTGCTGCCTGGGCACCACACTGAAGCAGGCCGGCTCCGAATCGGCCTTCCGCGCAGTGGACCTGGACATGGTAGTGGCGTTCAGCAAGCGTGCCCGGGAGATGGGCGCGCGGCATCTGCTGGTAGTCAGTGCGCTGGGCGCCGACCCGAAATCGTCGATTTTCTACAACCGGGTCAAAGGCGAGATGGAAGAGGCGCTCAAGGCCCAGGACTGGCCGCAACTGACCATCGTGCGGCCGTCGTTGCTGCTGGGCGAGCGGATCGAGCCACGGCTGGCAGAACAACTGGTTTCGCCGTTTTCCAGGTTGATACCTGGCAAGTACCGGGGGATTGAGGCGTGTACCTTGGCCCGGGCCTTGTGGCGGTTGGCGCTGGAGGAAGAAGACGGGGTGCGGATTGTGGAGTCGGACGAGCTTCGCAAGTTGGGCAAGATATAA
- a CDS encoding C13 family peptidase: protein MRPLLPITLVLLLAACGDGESLLAPDARLPDGGRYRGQVVDGLLQGEGRIDYPNGSWYAGGFKDGQWHGQGEWHGQNGEVYRGQFAEGLFQGLGDLTTPGSHYGGTFKHGRRDGEGTLKQADQTYRGQFKDDLYDGAGELELADGSRYQGLFAKGKPNGAGVRSDASGNQFSGRFVNGQLQGSGTYDSVDGEQYIGEFKDNRLEGRGRYENADGDVWIGEFKDGALMGEGELLGSDGSHYKGEFVDWRLSGRGSLQLADGSIYVGGFLNDAYHGHGQLTLPSGQVEGGTWANGVRVRDQKGKLLPDPLDLALLNQGRLLEESLARVPRSTPPIQLYSLVVAGDGQQSVFLREADYVSNMLKVRFGARGQVTLVNHRDHMATRPMATRENLTRAASTLAERSGPEDLVFIYLTSHGSQDHQLVLDQPRLQLADLSADELATALAPLKDRDKVIVISACYSGGYIAPLKDDRTVIMTAARADRVSFGCSEEADFTYFGDALFAEALNQTDDLKQAFELARSSVAEREQREGFEASEPQLWAPPAVLEHWQHLRRQQAEEALRNAAQANVGAQAKTPGSH, encoded by the coding sequence ATGCGTCCACTGCTCCCCATTACCCTGGTCCTGCTGCTCGCCGCCTGTGGCGATGGCGAATCGCTGCTTGCGCCGGACGCACGCCTGCCCGACGGGGGGCGTTACCGGGGGCAGGTGGTTGATGGCCTGCTGCAGGGCGAGGGCCGTATCGATTACCCCAACGGCAGCTGGTACGCCGGCGGCTTCAAGGACGGCCAGTGGCATGGCCAGGGCGAATGGCATGGCCAGAACGGCGAGGTGTACCGTGGCCAGTTCGCCGAGGGACTGTTCCAGGGGCTGGGCGACCTGACCACGCCGGGCAGCCACTATGGCGGCACCTTCAAGCACGGCCGCCGCGACGGCGAAGGCACGCTCAAGCAAGCCGACCAGACCTACCGCGGCCAGTTCAAGGACGACCTGTACGATGGCGCAGGCGAGCTGGAACTGGCCGACGGCAGCCGCTACCAGGGCCTGTTCGCCAAGGGCAAGCCCAACGGCGCCGGGGTGCGCAGCGATGCCAGCGGCAACCAGTTCAGTGGGCGCTTCGTCAACGGCCAGCTGCAAGGCAGCGGCACGTACGACAGCGTCGACGGCGAGCAGTACATCGGTGAGTTCAAGGACAATCGCCTGGAAGGCCGAGGCCGCTACGAAAACGCCGATGGCGATGTATGGATCGGCGAATTCAAGGACGGCGCGCTGATGGGTGAAGGCGAACTGCTGGGCAGTGACGGCAGCCACTACAAGGGCGAATTCGTCGACTGGCGCCTGTCGGGCCGGGGCAGCCTGCAACTGGCCGACGGCAGCATCTACGTCGGCGGTTTCCTGAACGATGCCTACCATGGCCATGGCCAGCTGACCTTGCCAAGCGGCCAGGTCGAAGGTGGCACCTGGGCCAACGGTGTGCGCGTACGCGACCAGAAAGGCAAGCTGCTGCCCGACCCACTGGACCTGGCCCTGCTCAACCAGGGCCGGCTGCTTGAAGAGTCGCTGGCCCGGGTACCGCGCTCAACGCCGCCCATCCAGCTGTACAGCCTGGTGGTGGCCGGCGATGGCCAGCAAAGCGTTTTCCTGCGCGAAGCCGACTACGTCAGCAACATGCTCAAGGTGCGCTTTGGCGCCCGCGGCCAGGTGACCCTGGTCAACCATCGTGACCACATGGCCACCCGCCCCATGGCCACCCGCGAGAACCTCACCCGCGCCGCCAGTACCCTGGCCGAACGCAGCGGCCCCGAAGACCTGGTGTTCATCTACCTCACCAGCCATGGCAGCCAGGACCATCAGTTGGTGCTCGACCAGCCGCGCCTGCAACTGGCCGACCTTTCTGCCGACGAACTGGCCACTGCCCTGGCGCCATTGAAGGACCGCGACAAGGTAATCGTCATCTCGGCTTGCTATTCAGGGGGCTACATCGCCCCGCTCAAGGACGATCGCACGGTGATCATGACCGCCGCCCGGGCCGACCGCGTATCCTTCGGGTGCTCGGAAGAAGCCGACTTCACCTACTTTGGCGATGCGTTGTTCGCAGAAGCACTGAACCAGACCGACGACCTGAAACAGGCGTTTGAACTGGCACGCTCCAGCGTTGCCGAAAGAGAACAAAGGGAAGGCTTCGAGGCCTCGGAGCCGCAGCTGTGGGCACCGCCAGCAGTACTGGAACACTGGCAGCACCTGCGCCGGCAACAGGCCGAAGAAGCATTGCGTAACGCCGCACAGGCCAACGTGGGGGCACAGGCAAAAACACCTGGCAGCCACTAG
- a CDS encoding 2,3-butanediol dehydrogenase: protein MRAAVWHGRNDIRVEQVPLPADPAPGWVQIKVDWCGICGSDLHEYVAGPVFIPVEAPHPLTGIQGQCILGHEFCGQIAKLGEGVEGFAVGDPVAADACQHCGTCYYCTHGLYNICERLAFTGLMNNGAFAELVNVPANLLYRLPQGFPAEAGALIEPLAVGMHAVKKAGSLLGQTVVVVGAGTIGLCTIMCAKAAGAAKVIALEMSSARKAKAKEVGASVVLDPSQCDALEEIRALTAGLGADVSFECIGNKHTAKLAIDTIRKAGKCVLVGIFEEASEFNFFELVSTEKQVLGALAYNGEFADVIAFIADGRLDIRPLVTGRIGLEQIVELGFEELVNNKEENVKIIVSPGVR, encoded by the coding sequence ATGCGCGCCGCCGTCTGGCATGGCCGCAACGACATTCGCGTCGAACAGGTGCCTTTGCCAGCCGACCCTGCGCCCGGCTGGGTACAGATCAAGGTGGACTGGTGCGGCATCTGCGGCTCCGACCTGCACGAATACGTCGCCGGCCCGGTATTCATCCCGGTGGAGGCGCCTCACCCGCTGACCGGCATCCAGGGCCAGTGCATCCTCGGCCACGAATTCTGCGGGCAGATCGCCAAGCTCGGTGAAGGTGTGGAAGGGTTCGCGGTGGGCGACCCCGTGGCGGCTGACGCCTGCCAGCATTGCGGCACTTGCTATTACTGCACCCACGGCCTGTACAACATCTGCGAACGCCTGGCCTTCACCGGCCTGATGAACAACGGCGCCTTCGCCGAACTGGTCAACGTGCCTGCCAATCTGTTGTACCGGCTGCCGCAAGGCTTCCCTGCAGAAGCAGGGGCACTGATCGAACCGCTGGCGGTGGGCATGCACGCGGTGAAAAAGGCCGGCAGCCTGCTCGGGCAAACTGTTGTGGTGGTTGGCGCCGGCACCATCGGCCTGTGCACCATCATGTGCGCCAAAGCCGCAGGGGCGGCGAAGGTAATCGCCCTGGAGATGTCTTCGGCGCGTAAAGCCAAGGCGAAGGAAGTGGGTGCAAGCGTGGTGCTGGACCCCAGCCAGTGCGACGCCCTGGAGGAAATCCGCGCGCTGACCGCCGGGCTGGGGGCGGATGTGAGCTTTGAGTGCATCGGCAACAAGCACACGGCCAAGCTGGCCATCGACACCATCCGCAAGGCAGGTAAATGTGTGCTGGTGGGCATTTTCGAAGAAGCCAGCGAGTTCAACTTCTTCGAGCTGGTGTCCACCGAGAAGCAGGTGCTGGGAGCGTTGGCGTACAACGGCGAGTTTGCCGATGTGATTGCCTTCATCGCAGATGGCAGGCTGGACATCCGCCCGCTGGTGACCGGGCGGATCGGGCTGGAGCAGATTGTCGAGCTGGGCTTCGAGGAACTGGTGAACAACAAAGAGGAGAACGTGAAGATCATCGTTTCACCGGGCGTGCGCTGA
- a CDS encoding acetoin dehydrogenase dihydrolipoyllysine-residue acetyltransferase subunit, producing the protein MSQIHTLTMPKWGLSMTEGRVDTWLKQEGDEINKGDEVLDVETDKISSSVEAPFSGVLRRQVAKPDETLPVGALLAVVVEGEAEEAEIDALVQRFQAEFVAEGGADQAQGPAPQKAEVGGRLLRWFELGEGGTPLVLVHGFGGDLNNWLFNHPALAAERRVIALDLPGHGESAKALQRGDLDELSETVLALLDHLDIAKAHLAGHSMGGAVSLNVARLAPQRVASLSLVASAGLGEAINGQYLQGFVAAANRNALKPQMVQLFADPALVTRQMLEDMLKFKRLEGVDDALRQLASAIADGDRQRHDLRGVLGQHPALVVWGGKDAIIPASHAEGLEAEVLVLPEAGHMVQMEAAEQVNQQLLAFLRKH; encoded by the coding sequence ATGAGCCAGATCCATACCCTGACCATGCCCAAGTGGGGCCTGTCGATGACCGAAGGCCGGGTGGATACCTGGCTCAAGCAGGAAGGTGACGAAATCAACAAGGGTGACGAGGTGCTGGACGTCGAGACCGACAAGATCAGCAGCAGCGTCGAAGCCCCGTTCAGTGGCGTGTTGCGCCGCCAGGTGGCCAAGCCGGATGAAACCCTGCCAGTGGGCGCGTTGCTGGCCGTGGTGGTGGAAGGCGAAGCCGAAGAAGCCGAAATCGATGCGCTGGTGCAGCGCTTCCAGGCCGAGTTCGTCGCCGAGGGGGGCGCCGATCAGGCCCAGGGGCCGGCCCCACAGAAGGCAGAGGTTGGCGGCCGCCTGCTGCGCTGGTTCGAGCTGGGGGAAGGCGGCACGCCGCTGGTGCTGGTGCACGGTTTTGGCGGCGACCTCAACAACTGGCTGTTCAACCACCCGGCATTGGCCGCTGAACGCCGGGTGATCGCCCTCGACCTGCCGGGGCACGGCGAGTCGGCCAAGGCCCTGCAGCGGGGCGACCTGGATGAACTGAGCGAAACCGTGCTGGCCCTGCTCGACCACCTGGACATCGCCAAGGCCCACCTGGCGGGCCATTCCATGGGCGGCGCGGTAAGCCTCAACGTGGCACGCCTGGCGCCGCAGCGGGTGGCCAGCCTCAGCCTGGTCGCCAGTGCCGGCCTGGGCGAAGCGATCAACGGGCAGTACTTGCAAGGCTTCGTCGCCGCCGCCAACCGCAACGCCCTCAAACCGCAGATGGTGCAACTGTTTGCCGACCCGGCGCTGGTCACCCGGCAAATGCTGGAGGACATGCTCAAGTTCAAGCGCCTGGAAGGTGTTGATGACGCCTTGCGCCAGCTGGCCTCAGCCATTGCCGACGGCGACCGCCAGCGCCACGACCTGCGCGGGGTGCTGGGGCAGCATCCGGCACTGGTGGTGTGGGGCGGCAAGGACGCGATCATCCCGGCCAGCCATGCCGAAGGCCTGGAGGCAGAAGTACTGGTGCTGCCCGAGGCTGGGCATATGGTGCAGATGGAGGCGGCCGAACAGGTCAACCAGCAACTGCTTGCATTCCTGCGCAAGCACTAA